The Microbacterium sp. LWO12-1.2 genome includes a window with the following:
- a CDS encoding ABC transporter ATP-binding protein, with protein MTELVLEDVRVRYGSGASAHDAVKGVSLTVASGRTVGLVGESGSGKSTIARAIVGLHEPHEGRILVDGTDVVRARGRVAALRRDVQMIFQDASSSLDPRMNVGASIAEALEVRRPDLKDGKARRAEVARLLEIVELDPARIGDLPSQLSGGQRQRVAIARALAAAPRVLLADEITSALDVSVQGTVLNLLRKVQQELDLTVLFISHNLAVVRQLCDEVAVMKNGLLVESGPTARVIDAPEHAYTRELVRAVPRLGVPLAETPLSRSGDPR; from the coding sequence ATGACAGAGCTGGTACTCGAAGACGTCCGCGTACGGTACGGCAGCGGAGCCTCCGCCCATGACGCCGTGAAGGGCGTGAGCCTGACCGTCGCGAGTGGGCGCACCGTCGGCCTCGTCGGCGAGTCCGGGTCAGGGAAGTCGACCATCGCGCGCGCCATCGTGGGACTCCACGAACCTCACGAGGGGCGCATCCTGGTCGACGGCACGGATGTCGTCCGAGCCAGGGGTCGAGTCGCCGCGTTGCGCCGCGATGTGCAGATGATCTTCCAGGATGCGAGCTCTTCGCTCGATCCGCGGATGAACGTCGGCGCCTCCATCGCGGAAGCGCTGGAGGTGCGGCGGCCCGATCTGAAGGACGGGAAGGCTCGTCGCGCGGAGGTCGCGCGGCTCCTGGAGATCGTCGAGCTCGACCCGGCGCGGATCGGCGATCTGCCATCGCAGCTCTCCGGCGGACAGCGCCAGCGCGTCGCGATCGCCCGTGCCCTCGCGGCCGCGCCCCGGGTGCTGCTGGCCGACGAGATCACCTCGGCGCTCGACGTCTCCGTGCAGGGCACCGTGCTCAACCTGCTCCGCAAGGTGCAGCAGGAACTCGACCTGACGGTGCTGTTCATCAGCCACAACCTCGCCGTCGTGCGCCAGCTCTGCGACGAGGTGGCGGTCATGAAGAACGGTCTCCTCGTGGAGAGCGGCCCCACGGCCCGTGTGATCGATGCGCCGGAGCATGCCTACACGCGCGAACTGGTGCGCGCCGTCCCTCGACTCGGTGTCCCGCTCGCCGAGACGCCCCTTTCCCGGTCAGGAGACCCCCGATGA
- a CDS encoding serine hydrolase, which produces MTSRTARLDDLHRVVLATETAISPDGGVVVFTRRDVRDARTVTSLWSVDRDGATRPLTHGPGDDAPQFSAAGLLFRRIVDGAPQLHLLPETGEPVPLTSVPSGVGRPFVSPAGDRVAFLAPVERGSGDPTAPIVIDSLDHKIDGVGWAGSVRHHLLLLDLADGGIRQITDGSSDVGEPSWSPDGTRLAYAAATFPRSDVERERAVHVVDVDDLLTPARRVGAATGITGPILWMPDGESVVAVGLRHMRIGHTRLLRLHLDGRPDDDLTAGLDLNVMPGAVGYPGGRPALTHDGTQILFCARDRGWTHLYALDLADGRMRPVVAAEHCVVSALSVAAASAYAAIVVTTQDSFAEVALVNLETGEHRELTTLTREALPDVELLHPEPRVFTISDGTVVHGWILSAPGTTGAAPLLLDIHGGPHNAWSGVADEVHLSHQVLASRGWRVLTLNPRGSDGYGEDFMTAVHGAWARVDLPDFLEPVDALVAEGLADPERLAVAGYSYGGLLTCALTAHTDRFAAAVPGGLLCDFASLAGQRLDPEGFFSESTAGLAPTEIVRLAELSPIARASRVRTPSLVLHGELDETCPSAQAREWYSALRITGVPSRLVIYPGGGHLFIVTGPVEHRIDYQRRLIEWVERYTAPRMTGAEPHRVAVEPAARDAAEWQHRLDLLRRRYGVVGAQFGILQLTDEGTVLDRCTVSSGVLDASTGVPVTDDAVFQIGSISKVWTTMLILQLVEEGKLDLDASVRSILPDFQLAGDPEPTVTVRELLHHTSGLDGDVFTDTGRGDDCVAAYVELLAGTERLHPRGERFSYCNSAFVVAGRIIEVLCGTTWDDALKTRLIDPLGLQHTFTLTDDAPRFATATGHTGFGAAAVPTRKWGIPRSMGPAGLISASVGDLLVFAETALREGLTPGGTRVLSTENARLMTTEHVDLRASVGATSGWGLGWFLQDWQGSRVYGHDGGTIGQRAYLRIFPEAGLAVALLTSGGQPDGLYRELFDDAARAFDGGGIHPVLLPDRTRTPEPMTGTWESAGFVADIAPRDGGLRLVLRERKSYVDAVSPDEVQDVELFASNVPGVYAYTSDEIAGWEQVRPVSGGLYLGYRFLREARS; this is translated from the coding sequence ATGACATCGCGCACCGCTCGGCTCGACGACCTGCACCGCGTCGTCCTCGCCACAGAGACCGCGATCTCGCCGGACGGCGGCGTCGTGGTGTTCACGCGGCGCGACGTCCGAGACGCGCGCACGGTGACCTCACTGTGGAGCGTCGACCGTGACGGTGCGACCAGGCCCCTGACCCACGGACCGGGGGATGACGCCCCGCAGTTCTCTGCGGCGGGTCTGCTGTTCCGGCGCATCGTCGATGGAGCGCCGCAGCTGCATCTGCTCCCCGAGACCGGCGAGCCCGTGCCGCTGACCTCGGTGCCCTCGGGAGTGGGGCGGCCGTTCGTGAGCCCGGCAGGGGACCGCGTCGCGTTCCTGGCACCGGTGGAGCGCGGGTCGGGCGATCCGACTGCTCCGATCGTGATCGACTCTCTCGATCACAAGATCGACGGTGTGGGGTGGGCCGGCAGCGTCCGCCATCACCTCCTGCTGCTCGACCTCGCCGACGGCGGCATCCGTCAGATCACCGACGGCTCGTCCGACGTGGGAGAGCCGTCATGGTCTCCTGACGGCACCCGGCTCGCCTATGCGGCGGCGACCTTCCCGCGCTCCGACGTCGAGCGCGAGCGTGCCGTGCACGTCGTCGATGTCGATGACCTCCTCACCCCCGCCCGCCGGGTCGGCGCCGCGACCGGCATCACCGGTCCCATCCTGTGGATGCCGGACGGCGAGTCCGTCGTCGCCGTCGGCCTTCGCCACATGCGGATAGGGCACACCCGCCTGCTGCGTCTGCATCTGGACGGGCGGCCGGACGATGATCTGACCGCGGGGCTCGACCTCAACGTCATGCCGGGTGCCGTCGGGTACCCGGGCGGGCGGCCCGCGCTCACGCACGACGGCACGCAGATCCTGTTCTGCGCGCGTGACCGCGGCTGGACCCACCTCTATGCGCTCGATCTCGCCGACGGCAGGATGCGTCCGGTGGTGGCGGCGGAGCATTGCGTCGTGTCGGCGCTGTCCGTCGCCGCCGCGAGCGCTTACGCCGCGATCGTCGTCACCACCCAGGACTCCTTCGCCGAGGTCGCCCTCGTGAACTTGGAGACCGGTGAACACCGCGAGCTGACGACGCTGACGCGCGAGGCCCTCCCCGATGTCGAGCTGCTGCACCCTGAACCGCGCGTCTTCACGATCAGTGATGGCACCGTCGTGCACGGGTGGATCCTTTCCGCGCCGGGAACGACGGGTGCCGCACCGCTGCTGCTCGACATCCACGGTGGCCCCCACAACGCATGGAGCGGAGTGGCGGACGAGGTCCACCTGTCGCACCAGGTGCTGGCGAGTCGCGGCTGGCGTGTTCTGACGCTCAATCCCCGTGGCTCCGACGGCTACGGCGAGGACTTCATGACCGCGGTCCACGGCGCCTGGGCGCGCGTCGATCTTCCGGACTTCCTCGAACCCGTCGATGCGCTCGTCGCCGAGGGGCTGGCCGATCCGGAGCGGCTCGCGGTGGCCGGCTACAGCTACGGCGGGCTGCTGACCTGCGCGCTGACGGCGCACACCGACCGGTTCGCGGCAGCCGTTCCCGGCGGGCTTCTCTGCGATTTCGCATCCTTGGCAGGTCAGCGGCTCGACCCGGAGGGGTTCTTCTCCGAGTCGACCGCGGGACTGGCGCCGACCGAGATCGTCCGTCTCGCCGAACTGTCACCGATCGCCCGTGCGAGTCGCGTGAGGACTCCGAGCCTGGTGCTGCACGGCGAGCTCGATGAGACGTGCCCGAGCGCGCAGGCCAGGGAGTGGTACTCGGCTCTGCGGATCACCGGTGTGCCCAGTCGCCTCGTCATCTACCCCGGCGGCGGGCACCTGTTCATCGTCACCGGACCGGTCGAGCATCGGATCGACTACCAGCGACGCCTGATCGAGTGGGTCGAGCGGTACACCGCCCCGCGGATGACGGGAGCAGAGCCGCACCGGGTCGCCGTCGAGCCCGCCGCGCGTGATGCGGCGGAGTGGCAGCACCGGCTCGACCTGCTGCGTCGCAGGTACGGCGTGGTGGGGGCGCAGTTCGGCATCCTGCAGCTGACGGACGAGGGGACCGTCCTCGATCGGTGCACGGTCTCGTCCGGAGTGCTCGACGCCTCGACGGGAGTGCCGGTGACCGACGACGCGGTGTTCCAGATCGGGTCGATCAGCAAGGTCTGGACGACGATGCTCATCCTGCAACTCGTCGAGGAGGGGAAGCTCGATCTCGATGCCTCGGTGCGCAGCATCTTGCCGGACTTCCAGCTCGCCGGCGACCCGGAGCCGACCGTCACGGTGAGAGAGCTCCTGCATCACACCAGTGGCCTCGACGGCGACGTGTTCACCGACACCGGGCGGGGGGATGACTGCGTCGCCGCGTACGTGGAACTGCTGGCGGGAACGGAGCGTCTGCACCCGCGCGGCGAGCGGTTCTCGTATTGCAACTCCGCCTTCGTCGTCGCGGGACGGATCATCGAGGTGCTGTGCGGGACGACCTGGGACGATGCGCTCAAGACGCGCCTGATCGACCCCCTGGGTCTGCAGCACACGTTCACGCTGACCGATGACGCCCCCAGGTTCGCGACGGCGACGGGGCACACCGGGTTCGGCGCCGCGGCGGTGCCGACGCGCAAGTGGGGGATACCGCGTTCGATGGGACCGGCGGGGTTGATCTCGGCCAGCGTCGGGGACCTGCTGGTCTTCGCCGAGACCGCGCTGCGCGAGGGCCTGACTCCTGGCGGCACCCGCGTGCTGTCGACGGAGAATGCTCGTCTGATGACGACAGAGCACGTCGACCTTCGCGCGAGCGTCGGTGCCACCTCCGGATGGGGCCTGGGGTGGTTCCTGCAGGACTGGCAGGGCAGCCGTGTGTACGGGCACGACGGCGGCACGATCGGTCAGCGTGCCTACCTGCGGATCTTCCCGGAGGCGGGTCTCGCGGTGGCGCTGCTCACATCGGGCGGGCAACCGGACGGGCTCTACCGCGAGCTCTTCGACGATGCCGCGCGGGCGTTCGACGGTGGCGGGATCCACCCCGTGCTGCTCCCCGACCGCACGCGCACGCCGGAGCCGATGACCGGCACCTGGGAGTCGGCAGGGTTCGTGGCCGACATCGCCCCGCGCGACGGCGGCCTGCGCCTCGTGCTGCGGGAGCGCAAGAGCTACGTCGACGCCGTCTCGCCTGACGAGGTACAGGACGTCGAGCTGTTCGCCTCGAACGTGCCGGGGGTCTACGCGTACACGAGCGACGAGATCGCCGGGTGGGAGCAGGTGCGACCGGTGTCGGGCGGCCTCTACCTCGGCTACCGATTCCTGCGCGAGGCGAGATCGTGA